In one Nostoc sp. KVJ3 genomic region, the following are encoded:
- a CDS encoding DnaJ domain-containing protein, translating to MTQNSKTGSAFIAGGTLAGAGVSATVGGMGLAGGFGAVGIGATSVVSAGAVAGAAAYGALKAIADASPSAIGAMGIGAVGGTGIYSVVGGVGLIAPKVGLAFGIGAVPMAGIGAVVGLAAYGIAKLLDESEISETPVQLFARMEEKVLQMDAYSEAVMELKAFLSGEDLNQKFAVLEVEDELQTLKAELKKKSEFVTPKPSPPNIEPEIISLKTQLPESWRCVRTLKGHLAAVNAIAISPDGTTLVSGSDDRQVNLWNLKTGKWLYTFSGQAEAVLSVAISPDGQQIASGSVDRKISSWQMDTRKFHRTFFYLNSPYSHNGFINSVAYSHDGAIIVSGSADKTIRIWGRYTGNLKRTLNGHSDAVLSVTISPNGKILASGGADQTIRLWDLQTWEQRYILTEHLGAVNTVVISLNSQTLISGSTDTTIKLWNLQTGELLNTLVGHSAAVLSIAISPDRKTLASASRDGIIKLWNLHTSELLQSLSGCHPVAFSPDGKTLVSGGNGGSVKVWSQVQSSDKSILCGEWWEVLGVNQSNNANVVKLAYRRLARQYHPDVNSSAIAKASMQAINQAYKEFQQQLNPHKYSAEENI from the coding sequence GTGACACAAAATTCTAAAACAGGTTCAGCATTTATTGCAGGGGGAACCCTAGCAGGTGCTGGTGTTTCCGCAACTGTAGGCGGGATGGGACTAGCGGGCGGATTTGGTGCTGTTGGAATTGGTGCAACTTCAGTAGTTAGTGCTGGCGCTGTGGCTGGTGCAGCTGCTTATGGCGCTTTGAAAGCGATCGCAGATGCATCTCCCTCTGCGATCGGTGCAATGGGAATTGGTGCAGTCGGCGGTACTGGTATTTATAGCGTTGTCGGTGGTGTGGGTTTGATCGCACCTAAAGTAGGGCTAGCATTTGGGATTGGTGCAGTCCCGATGGCAGGAATTGGTGCAGTGGTGGGACTCGCCGCCTATGGTATTGCCAAACTATTAGACGAATCTGAAATTAGCGAAACTCCAGTACAGCTTTTTGCGCGGATGGAAGAGAAAGTTTTGCAGATGGATGCCTATTCCGAAGCAGTGATGGAATTAAAAGCATTTTTATCTGGTGAGGATCTCAACCAAAAATTTGCTGTTTTGGAAGTAGAAGATGAGTTACAGACACTTAAAGCTGAATTAAAGAAAAAATCAGAATTTGTTACCCCTAAACCTTCTCCTCCAAATATTGAACCAGAAATAATATCTCTGAAAACCCAGCTACCTGAAAGCTGGAGATGTGTACGCACACTCAAGGGACACTTAGCGGCAGTTAATGCGATCGCTATCAGTCCTGATGGTACTACTTTGGTTAGTGGCAGTGATGACAGACAAGTTAATCTGTGGAACTTAAAAACAGGAAAATGGCTTTATACCTTCTCTGGACAAGCCGAGGCAGTTTTATCTGTTGCTATTAGCCCTGATGGACAACAAATTGCAAGTGGTAGTGTCGATCGCAAAATCAGCAGTTGGCAGATGGACACAAGAAAATTTCACCGGACATTCTTTTATTTAAATTCTCCCTACAGTCATAATGGCTTTATTAACTCAGTAGCCTACAGTCATGATGGGGCAATTATTGTTAGCGGTAGTGCTGATAAGACTATTAGAATTTGGGGACGCTACACGGGAAATTTAAAACGCACCTTGAATGGACACTCAGATGCAGTTTTGTCTGTCACCATCAGTCCCAATGGTAAAATCCTTGCAAGTGGTGGCGCTGATCAAACTATTAGGCTTTGGGATTTACAAACTTGGGAACAGCGTTATATTCTCACTGAACATTTGGGAGCAGTGAATACAGTTGTTATTAGTCTTAACAGTCAAACTCTTATTAGTGGTAGCACAGACACCACAATAAAACTGTGGAATCTCCAAACTGGAGAATTACTCAATACTCTGGTTGGACACTCAGCTGCGGTTTTGTCTATTGCCATCAGCCCTGATAGAAAAACCCTCGCCAGTGCCAGCAGAGACGGTATTATAAAACTTTGGAACCTCCACACTAGCGAATTACTACAAAGTCTTTCTGGGTGTCATCCCGTTGCTTTCAGTCCTGATGGTAAAACACTGGTAAGTGGTGGTAATGGCGGAAGCGTCAAGGTTTGGAGTCAAGTGCAAAGCTCTGATAAATCTATATTATGTGGGGAATGGTGGGAAGTCTTGGGTGTAAATCAGAGTAATAATGCCAACGTTGTTAAACTTGCCTACCGCCGATTAGCAAGACAATATCATCCTGATGTTAACAGTTCTGCGATCGCAAAAGCTTCAATGCAAGCAATTAATCAAGCTTATAAAGAATTCCAGCAACAGTTAAACCCTCACAAGTATTCAGCAGAGGAAAATATATAG
- the thiD gene encoding bifunctional hydroxymethylpyrimidine kinase/phosphomethylpyrimidine kinase — translation MNTEINFRIPVALTIAGSDSGGGAGIQADLRTFAFHCVHGTSAITCVTAQNTLGVKRVDAMSTEAVVAQIQAVVEDIGVQAAKTGMLLNQEIIFAVAQQVETLQIENLVVDPVMVSRTGAQLIDDDAVKTLCHTLIPKAVIITPNRYEAQILSGLQINSLEDMQAAAEIIHQTLRTKAVLVKGGGMQGDLRGVDIWFDGDKLEILTCQQVKTKNTHGTGCTLSAAIAANLAKGNDLWSSVQQAKEYVTTALTYALDIGEGQGPVGHFFPLLRN, via the coding sequence ATGAATACTGAAATAAACTTCAGAATACCTGTTGCTTTAACCATTGCTGGTTCAGATAGCGGTGGCGGTGCAGGAATTCAAGCTGATTTACGCACCTTTGCTTTTCATTGTGTCCACGGTACTAGCGCCATAACATGCGTCACGGCACAAAACACTCTGGGAGTAAAGAGAGTTGATGCCATGTCAACAGAAGCTGTTGTGGCGCAAATTCAGGCAGTAGTTGAAGATATTGGCGTACAAGCTGCCAAAACGGGTATGTTGCTCAATCAGGAAATTATCTTTGCTGTTGCCCAGCAGGTGGAAACTTTACAAATAGAGAATCTAGTAGTTGATCCAGTAATGGTGTCACGTACGGGGGCACAATTAATTGATGATGATGCTGTGAAGACTCTTTGCCATACCCTGATTCCCAAGGCAGTTATAATCACGCCGAATCGCTATGAAGCCCAGATTTTGAGCGGGTTACAAATTAATTCCTTGGAGGATATGCAAGCTGCTGCTGAAATTATTCACCAGACTTTACGGACAAAGGCTGTTTTAGTCAAGGGCGGAGGTATGCAAGGAGATTTACGTGGTGTTGATATCTGGTTTGATGGGGACAAGTTGGAAATTTTGACTTGCCAGCAAGTAAAGACAAAAAATACTCATGGTACTGGTTGCACACTATCGGCTGCGATCGCTGCTAATCTGGCTAAGGGAAATGACTTATGGTCATCAGTGCAACAGGCAAAGGAGTATGTAACGACTGCACTCACTTACGCCCTAGATATTGGCGAAGGACAAGGCCCTGTGGGACACTTCTTCCCATTGTTACGAAATTAA
- the apcB gene encoding allophycocyanin subunit beta, translating to MRDAVTSLIKNYDLAGRYFDRNAIDSLKSYFDSGTARVQAAAAINSNAAALVKQAGLKLYEELPELIRPGGNSYTTRRYAACLRDLDYYLRYATYALVAGNTNVLDERVLQGLRETYNSLGVPIGPTVRGIQILKDLIKEQVVAAGVVNTAFVDEPFDHITRELSEIDI from the coding sequence ATGCGCGATGCGGTAACAAGTTTAATTAAGAATTATGACTTAGCTGGTCGGTATTTTGACCGGAATGCGATCGATAGCCTGAAGTCTTACTTTGATAGTGGTACAGCAAGAGTACAAGCGGCGGCGGCAATCAATTCTAATGCAGCTGCACTTGTCAAGCAGGCTGGTTTAAAGTTATATGAAGAACTGCCAGAATTGATTCGCCCTGGTGGAAATTCTTATACAACTCGTCGTTATGCAGCTTGTCTGCGCGATCTAGATTACTATTTACGCTACGCCACCTATGCGCTGGTTGCTGGAAACACAAATGTGTTGGATGAACGAGTGCTACAAGGGCTACGGGAAACTTACAATTCTCTAGGTGTACCTATTGGGCCTACAGTTCGCGGTATCCAGATTCTCAAGGATCTGATTAAGGAGCAAGTAGTAGCAGCAGGTGTGGTTAATACCGCTTTTGTAGATGAACCATTTGATCACATCACACGCGAGTTGAGCGAGATAGATATTTAG
- the glnA gene encoding type I glutamate--ammonia ligase has product MTTPQELLKRIQDEKIQLIDLKFIDTVGTWQHLTLYQNQIDETAFTDGVPFDGSSIRGWKAINESDMTMVLDPNTAWIDPFMEVPTLSIICSIKEPRTGEWYNRCPRVIAQKAVDYLVSTGIGDTVYFGPEAEFFIFDSARFAQTANEGYYFLDSEEGAWNSGKAGTADKPNLGYKPRFKEGYFPVAPTDSFQDIRTEMLLTMAELGVPIEKHHHEVATGGQCELGFKFGKLIEAADWLMIYKYVIKNVAKKHGKTVTFMPKPIFGDNGSGMHCHQSIWKGGQPLFAGDKYAGLSETALYYIGGLLKHAPALLAITNPSTNSYKRLVPGYEAPVNLAYSQGNRSASIRIPLSGTNPKAKRLEFRCPDATSNPYLAFAAMLSAGIDGIKNKIHPGEPLDKNIYELSPEELAKVPSTPGSLELALQALEKDHAFLTESGVFTEDFIGNWIDYKLGNEVKQLQLRPHPYEFYLYYDA; this is encoded by the coding sequence ATGACTACACCACAAGAACTCTTGAAGAGAATTCAAGATGAAAAAATTCAACTGATTGATCTCAAATTCATCGATACAGTCGGGACTTGGCAGCACCTCACACTGTACCAGAACCAAATCGATGAAACTGCATTTACTGATGGCGTACCGTTTGACGGTTCTAGCATCAGGGGTTGGAAAGCAATCAACGAATCGGACATGACGATGGTACTCGACCCCAACACAGCTTGGATCGACCCATTCATGGAAGTGCCAACGCTAAGTATAATTTGTAGTATTAAGGAACCCCGTACAGGCGAATGGTACAACCGTTGCCCACGCGTTATTGCCCAAAAAGCAGTAGATTACCTGGTTTCCACTGGTATTGGTGATACAGTCTACTTTGGCCCTGAAGCTGAGTTCTTTATCTTTGACAGTGCTAGATTTGCTCAAACCGCTAACGAAGGCTACTACTTCTTAGATTCCGAAGAAGGTGCTTGGAATTCTGGTAAAGCGGGTACAGCTGACAAACCCAACTTAGGTTACAAACCACGCTTCAAAGAAGGTTACTTCCCAGTCGCACCGACGGATTCTTTTCAAGATATCCGTACAGAGATGCTGTTGACGATGGCAGAATTAGGTGTGCCCATTGAAAAGCATCACCACGAAGTTGCGACTGGTGGTCAGTGCGAACTAGGTTTCAAGTTTGGCAAGTTGATCGAAGCGGCTGACTGGTTGATGATTTACAAATATGTCATCAAGAACGTTGCCAAAAAACACGGCAAAACCGTCACCTTCATGCCAAAACCAATTTTTGGCGACAATGGTTCAGGAATGCACTGTCACCAGTCCATCTGGAAAGGCGGACAACCTCTGTTCGCTGGTGATAAGTATGCTGGTTTGAGTGAAACCGCATTGTATTACATTGGCGGTCTGCTCAAACACGCACCAGCCCTGTTGGCCATTACCAACCCCAGCACCAACTCATACAAGCGCCTAGTACCTGGTTATGAAGCACCCGTTAACTTGGCTTACTCCCAAGGAAACCGTTCTGCTTCTATCCGTATTCCTCTATCTGGTACTAACCCCAAAGCCAAACGTTTGGAATTCCGTTGTCCAGATGCTACATCTAACCCCTACTTAGCATTTGCTGCAATGCTTTCTGCTGGTATCGATGGTATCAAAAACAAAATCCATCCTGGCGAACCCTTAGATAAGAATATCTATGAACTCTCTCCAGAAGAATTGGCAAAGGTTCCTTCAACTCCAGGTTCTTTAGAATTGGCGTTGCAAGCACTGGAAAAAGATCACGCCTTCTTGACAGAATCAGGTGTCTTCACAGAAGACTTTATCGGAAATTGGATTGATTACAAGTTAGGTAATGAAGTCAAGCAGTTGCAACTACGTCCTCATCCCTACGAATTTTATCTCTACTACGATGCTTAA
- a CDS encoding choice-of-anchor D domain-containing protein, which yields MANTYYVSGTGNDKNNGLNEGSAFRSLGRAVYQMKTGDTLYVMNGTYDKGITLFNFNGSPDNWTTIKAYPGDKPILKSPGGGINIFSSSYVRVEGLDIEGDRENITLDYALQQKDNLNNILTNASGISIKPWKNSNGVGGTNPHHIVITGNTIKNFPGGGIGASDSDYITFEKNIVSGNAWYSPYGTQGMGFLRSFNFDNNTTDYRMIIRDNIVYDNQSLVPWTVAGKITEGNGIMLDTVQKAQGDVPYTGKTLIANNIVYNNGAAGIEVFKTTNVDVVNNTLYQNSRVLTNSGEIGVAYSTNARVFNNILYAPDNQNSNVIKYSTNVSFDRNLVYNSSQFQASDDLKATGLQNILGKDPQFVDAANKNFALKSGSAAIDAGSSLFNGISTNTPQDGDGNGTALIDIGAYEAPRNTITTPEIQVLNGTVDIADGNTTAINFGDVIAGNILTKTFTIKNTGTAALNLSNLKLPDGFSLVGTLPTSVAANASTTISVALNTTTPGTYSGTLILSNNDSNESPFDFAISGTVKPVPTPEIQVLNGTVDIADGNTTAINFGDVIAGNTLTKTFTIKNTGTAALNLSNLKLPDGFSLVGTLPTSVAANTSTTISVALNTTTPGTYSGTLILSNNDSNESPFDFAISGTVKPVPTPEIQVLNGTVDIADGNTTAINFGDVIAGNTLTKTFTIKNTGTAALNLSNLKLPDGFSLVGTLPTSVAANTSTTISVALNTTTPGTYSGTLILSNNDSNESPFDFAISGTVKPKTQVLNGTAGNDIFTTRLNNGNDIITDFGGVGTSSNISTAAIATVDTLQFIGTGLTAKNLQLTQNGNNLEVTFENVANTKVTLQNFQLENIENLAPSTTRPVIGNILFDGQASLTDSFDVMNADLTPTSVFNRNTVTFLNDLNNNIVGFDDSNDVINGQGGNDTIDGKSGDDLLRGGTGNDLLIGGKGNDTLVGGIGADTFLYKSDAAFTSAEIGIDTITDFNSSQGDKIALSKTTFNTITSVVGTGFSNSSDFQVTSLGAVSNAAIVYDPVTGQLLYNQNGSAAGFGSGGQFAQLTGVPTLTASDFIIQA from the coding sequence ATGGCTAATACATACTACGTTTCTGGAACAGGCAACGATAAAAATAATGGCTTGAATGAGGGATCTGCATTTCGCAGCTTGGGTAGAGCGGTTTATCAGATGAAAACAGGCGACACCCTCTACGTCATGAATGGGACTTATGACAAAGGGATTACACTTTTTAACTTTAATGGCTCACCAGACAACTGGACAACAATAAAAGCCTATCCAGGAGATAAGCCTATCTTAAAATCACCGGGAGGTGGCATCAATATATTTAGCTCCTCATACGTGAGAGTTGAAGGACTTGATATAGAAGGAGATCGGGAAAATATCACTTTAGACTATGCCCTACAACAAAAGGATAACCTTAACAACATCTTGACCAATGCCAGTGGAATTAGTATAAAACCTTGGAAAAATAGTAATGGTGTTGGTGGTACTAACCCTCATCACATTGTTATCACTGGTAACACAATCAAAAACTTCCCAGGCGGAGGCATCGGGGCTAGTGATTCAGACTACATAACATTTGAAAAAAATATTGTGTCTGGAAACGCTTGGTATTCTCCTTACGGAACTCAAGGAATGGGTTTTCTCCGCAGTTTTAATTTTGATAACAACACTACTGACTACAGAATGATTATTCGAGACAACATTGTCTACGATAATCAAAGTCTAGTTCCTTGGACAGTAGCAGGCAAAATCACTGAAGGTAACGGGATTATGCTTGATACTGTACAGAAGGCTCAAGGTGATGTGCCCTATACTGGTAAGACTTTAATTGCCAATAACATAGTTTACAATAATGGTGCCGCTGGTATTGAAGTTTTCAAAACTACAAACGTAGATGTTGTCAACAACACCCTTTATCAAAATAGTCGTGTTCTCACAAATTCTGGAGAGATTGGTGTTGCTTACTCAACAAATGCGCGTGTCTTTAATAATATCCTGTATGCGCCTGACAATCAAAATTCCAATGTCATCAAATACTCTACAAATGTAAGCTTCGATCGCAACCTTGTTTATAACTCTTCTCAATTTCAAGCTTCAGACGATCTAAAGGCCACAGGATTGCAGAATATTTTGGGTAAAGATCCGCAATTTGTTGATGCGGCCAACAAGAATTTTGCACTTAAATCTGGAAGTGCTGCGATTGATGCTGGTTCTAGTCTTTTCAATGGCATCAGTACGAATACTCCGCAGGATGGTGATGGTAATGGCACTGCATTGATAGACATTGGTGCATACGAAGCTCCCCGCAACACCATTACTACCCCAGAAATTCAAGTTCTCAATGGCACAGTTGATATTGCAGATGGTAATACTACCGCTATTAACTTTGGCGATGTTATTGCTGGTAACATCCTGACCAAAACCTTTACCATCAAGAACACTGGTACAGCTGCACTCAACCTGAGTAATCTTAAACTTCCTGATGGATTTAGCTTGGTTGGTACTCTTCCAACCAGTGTGGCTGCCAATGCTTCCACGACCATATCTGTGGCACTCAATACCACTACACCAGGAACTTATAGTGGCACTCTGATTTTAAGTAACAACGATAGTAATGAAAGCCCCTTTGACTTTGCTATTAGTGGCACTGTTAAACCTGTTCCTACCCCAGAAATTCAAGTTCTCAATGGCACAGTTGACATTGCAGATGGTAATACTACCGCTATTAACTTTGGCGATGTTATTGCTGGTAACACCCTGACCAAAACCTTTACCATCAAGAACACTGGTACAGCTGCACTCAACCTGAGTAATCTTAAACTTCCTGATGGATTTAGTTTGGTTGGTACTCTTCCAACCAGTGTGGCTGCCAATACTTCCACGACCATATCTGTGGCACTCAATACCACTACACCAGGAACTTATAGTGGCACTCTGATTTTAAGTAACAACGATAGTAATGAAAGCCCCTTTGACTTTGCTATTAGTGGCACTGTTAAACCTGTTCCTACCCCAGAAATTCAAGTTCTCAATGGCACAGTTGACATTGCAGATGGTAATACTACCGCTATTAACTTTGGCGATGTTATTGCTGGTAACACCCTGACCAAAACCTTTACCATCAAGAACACTGGTACAGCTGCACTCAACCTGAGTAATCTTAAACTTCCTGATGGATTTAGCTTGGTTGGTACTCTTCCAACCAGTGTGGCTGCCAATACTTCCACGACCATATCTGTGGCACTCAATACCACTACACCAGGAACTTATAGTGGCACTCTGATTTTAAGTAACAACGATAGTAATGAAAGCCCCTTTGACTTTGCTATTAGTGGTACTGTTAAACCCAAAACTCAAGTTCTTAATGGCACAGCCGGCAATGACATCTTTACTACCCGACTAAACAATGGCAATGACATCATCACAGACTTTGGTGGTGTAGGTACTAGCTCAAATATTTCGACTGCGGCGATCGCCACAGTAGATACATTGCAATTTATTGGGACTGGCTTAACTGCGAAAAATCTGCAATTAACTCAAAATGGCAACAATTTAGAAGTCACATTTGAAAATGTGGCTAATACCAAAGTTACTCTGCAAAACTTTCAGTTAGAAAACATCGAGAACTTAGCCCCATCAACAACTAGACCTGTCATCGGTAATATCTTATTTGATGGGCAAGCTAGTCTTACGGATAGCTTTGATGTAATGAATGCTGATTTAACCCCAACTAGCGTTTTCAATAGAAACACTGTCACCTTCCTCAATGACTTGAACAATAACATTGTCGGTTTTGATGATTCTAACGATGTGATTAATGGTCAAGGGGGTAATGACACTATCGACGGTAAAAGTGGTGACGATTTACTGCGGGGTGGTACTGGTAACGATCTTCTCATTGGTGGTAAAGGCAATGATACTCTTGTGGGTGGTATAGGTGCTGATACTTTCCTTTACAAGAGCGATGCGGCTTTTACCAGTGCTGAGATTGGTATTGATACCATAACTGACTTCAATAGCTCTCAAGGCGACAAGATTGCTCTAAGTAAGACCACCTTTAACACCATTACTTCTGTTGTGGGAACTGGTTTTAGTAACAGTAGTGATTTTCAAGTCACCAGTTTAGGAGCAGTTAGCAATGCTGCGATTGTTTATGACCCTGTAACTGGGCAATTACTATACAATCAAAATGGTAGTGCTGCTGGTTTCGGCAGTGGAGGTCAATTTGCACAACTGACTGGTGTGCCTACCCTTACTGCCTCCGACTTCATCATTCAAGCATAG
- a CDS encoding FAD-dependent oxidoreductase: MVHQTYTSDVLVVGGGTGGTTAAIQAARRGAKTILVSEFPWLGGMLTAAGVSAPDGNELEAFQTGLWGAFLQELRQRQPGGLDNSWVSFFSYDPQIGAEIFADWVQELPNLHWISGQVPIDVYRQGDSISGVRFADFAVTAKIILDGTELGDLLALAEIPHRWGWELQSEWGEPSAPVDFNSLTKRYPVQAPTYVVIMQDFGDAMSTTGIAAAPEILAAPNYNPSQFTGAWDGYGAETFLNYGRLPSGRFMINWPICGNDYGQRLERLIESDVSRGEFIQESRWHSQNFAHFIQNQLGRRYGLAEKVFPHASTAFALHPYYRESRRLVGLTTVREQDILAIAGGRVASIFNDARFCDAIAIGNYTNDHHYPDVQFPLQPKSICWGGRWTGTPFTIPYSSLIPATTDGFLVCEKNISVSHIANGATRLQPVVMGIGQAAGMAAAMCVELNCQPRDLPVRALQTALLADNRSKTAIIPLFNLPPNRSDWLHWQVYYLDNLQAYPVSGDCPCPSENEYPDSTFDKALIGESNCFKGIFSRLEQQEYRFTVTAPAAYQGQNWQLVTLRSHIDKQLRTCPHQQLVTLWGRHNHSGNWLLVEHLTGG; encoded by the coding sequence ATGGTTCATCAGACATACACATCCGATGTCTTAGTTGTGGGTGGTGGAACCGGAGGAACTACGGCTGCTATCCAAGCAGCGCGACGGGGAGCCAAAACAATTCTTGTGAGTGAATTTCCTTGGTTGGGGGGAATGCTAACTGCGGCTGGAGTATCTGCACCCGATGGTAACGAGTTAGAAGCCTTTCAAACGGGGTTATGGGGTGCGTTTTTGCAGGAATTGCGGCAACGACAACCCGGAGGATTAGATAATAGCTGGGTCAGCTTTTTTAGTTACGATCCTCAAATTGGGGCAGAGATTTTTGCTGATTGGGTGCAGGAATTGCCAAATCTGCACTGGATTTCTGGACAAGTACCAATAGATGTTTATCGCCAAGGTGATTCTATTAGTGGTGTGCGCTTTGCTGATTTTGCTGTCACAGCCAAAATTATTCTCGACGGCACAGAATTAGGTGATTTATTAGCTTTAGCTGAGATACCTCACCGTTGGGGCTGGGAATTGCAATCTGAATGGGGAGAACCTAGCGCCCCAGTGGATTTTAACTCTTTAACCAAAAGATATCCGGTGCAAGCACCCACTTATGTAGTGATTATGCAAGACTTTGGTGATGCGATGTCTACGACGGGCATAGCTGCGGCACCAGAAATTCTGGCTGCCCCTAACTATAATCCATCCCAGTTTACAGGCGCTTGGGATGGCTATGGAGCAGAGACATTTTTGAATTATGGACGTTTGCCTAGTGGCCGATTTATGATTAATTGGCCAATCTGTGGCAATGACTACGGCCAAAGACTAGAGCGGCTGATAGAGTCAGATGTGTCCAGAGGTGAATTCATCCAAGAATCTCGCTGGCATAGCCAAAATTTTGCCCATTTTATTCAAAATCAGCTTGGTCGGCGCTATGGTTTAGCAGAAAAAGTATTTCCTCACGCCTCTACAGCTTTTGCACTGCATCCCTATTACCGGGAAAGCCGCCGCTTGGTGGGACTAACTACTGTCCGAGAACAGGATATTTTGGCGATCGCTGGAGGGAGAGTTGCATCTATATTTAATGATGCGAGGTTTTGTGATGCAATCGCAATTGGTAACTACACTAACGATCATCATTACCCTGATGTTCAATTCCCACTGCAACCAAAATCTATCTGTTGGGGCGGACGTTGGACTGGGACACCCTTTACAATTCCCTACAGTTCCCTGATTCCAGCTACAACAGATGGTTTCTTAGTCTGTGAAAAGAACATTTCTGTCTCTCACATTGCCAATGGGGCCACCAGATTACAACCTGTGGTTATGGGCATTGGTCAAGCAGCAGGTATGGCGGCGGCGATGTGTGTTGAGTTAAATTGCCAGCCAAGGGACTTACCTGTTAGGGCACTGCAAACAGCCTTATTAGCAGATAATCGCTCAAAAACAGCAATTATTCCTTTATTTAATCTTCCACCCAATCGTTCGGATTGGCTCCACTGGCAAGTGTATTACTTAGATAACCTACAAGCCTATCCAGTTAGTGGCGATTGCCCTTGCCCATCGGAGAATGAGTACCCTGACTCTACTTTTGACAAGGCATTAATTGGGGAAAGTAACTGTTTCAAAGGCATTTTCTCTCGCTTGGAACAGCAGGAATACAGATTCACTGTCACAGCACCAGCCGCATATCAAGGGCAAAATTGGCAGCTTGTGACTTTGCGATCGCATATCGACAAGCAATTACGCACTTGTCCTCACCAACAATTAGTTACATTGTGGGGTCGTCATAACCACTCTGGTAATTGGTTATTAGTCGAACATTTAACCGGAGGATAA
- the patX gene encoding heterocyst-inhibiting protein PatX — MRAAISLLVSSLVFGPLASNCQAMVNHLSTGLPSTPTSEQWLSAASEQNPDDAPRHRGSGRREVTQKFGNTYVVV; from the coding sequence ATGCGTGCTGCCATTTCACTTTTAGTCTCGAGTCTGGTGTTCGGCCCCTTAGCTTCTAACTGCCAAGCAATGGTCAATCACTTATCAACTGGGCTGCCTTCCACGCCTACTTCGGAACAGTGGCTTTCGGCAGCATCTGAACAAAATCCAGATGATGCGCCACGTCATCGCGGTAGTGGGCGTAGAGAAGTAACGCAAAAATTCGGAAATACCTATGTTGTGGTTTAA